The nucleotide sequence ATCGTCAGCTGGCCCACGATCCGGTGTTCACCGACTCCGTCCGGCACACCGTGGTCTACACGGTGTTGTTCGTGCCCCTCACCCTGCTGCTGTCCCTGCTGGTTGCGGCCGCACTGAACCGGCGCGTTCGCGGCATGAGCGTCTACCGGCTGGCGGTCTTCGTGCCGGTCGTGACCTCGACCGTAGCCACGGGCGTCATCTTCAGCTGGCTGCTCGACCCCGAGTTCGGCCTGGTCAACGCGGTATTGGGCAAGCTGGGACTGCCCACCTTCGGCTTCTTCTCCTCACCGCACGGAGCACTGTTCGCGGTCGTGGCGATGACGGTGTGGGGCTGGGTGGGCTTCGGCGCGCTGATCTTCCTCGCCGGGCTGCAGTCAGTGCCCGGCGACCTGCTCGAGGCGGCCGCGATCGACGGCTGCACACGACTGGGCGCGTTCTGGCGGATCCAGGTGCCGCTGCTCCGGCCGGTGTCGGCATTCCTACTTGTGTGGTTGACCATCAACTCGCTCCAGCTGTTCGACGAGGTCTACGTGACCACCAAGGGTGGCCCCCTGCACTCGACGACGGTCGTCGTCTACTACCTCTACCAGCAGGCGTTCACCTTCTTCCACGCCGGTTACGCAGCGGCGATCGCTTGCGTGCTGTTCGTCGTGATCGCCATCGTCACGGCGATCCAGCTGCGGCTTACCCGGGACGCCAACCCGACCGGAGCAGGGCGATGACCGCCGGCGACACCACCCCGGCACGCCGCGCCGGCCGCCCCCGGACCGGAGCGGGCGTCCGGTCGCGCCGACCGTCCGGCTGGCATCTGCTGCTGGTGCCACTCGCGCTGGTCATGCTGGTGCCGCTCATCTGGATGCTGCTCACGAGCTTGTCCACCCTCGAGGAGACGCGTCGCTTCCCGCCGGGACTGCCGTCCTCGTTGCACTGGGGCAACTACCGCCAGGCGTGGGCGGAATCGCCGTTCGCGCACTGGCTGCTCAACAGCGCCATCGTCTCGCTGACCTGCGTGATCAGCAATCTCGTGCTGTGCAGCATGGCCGGCTACGCCTTCGCCCGGATCCGGTTCGCGGGAAGTCGCCTGGTCTTCGCGGCGATTCTGGCTACGTTGATGGTTCCGTTCCAGGTGGTGATGATCCCCACGCTGCTCATCGTCAAACACCTGGGTCTGGTCGACTCGTTGCCGGCTCTGATCGCTCCGAACCTGGTCACCCCGTTCGGCATCTACCTGCTGCGCCAGTTCTTCCTGAGCCTGCCGGTCGAACTGGAGGAGGCCGCACTGATCGACGGGGCAAGCCGCTGGCGGCTGCTCAGCCGGATCCTGCTGCCGCTGATGGGCCCGCCGTTGAGCACAGTCGCGGTGCTGACGTTCCTGTCGGTGTGGAACGACTTTCTCTGGCCGCTGGTGGTGACCTCGTCGCCGTCGACCATGACCGTTCAGATCGGACTGGCCACCTTCCAGAGCGCGCACTTCACCAACTGGCCGGTGCTGATGGCGGGCACCCTGTTGAGCCAATTGCCGGTGCTGGCGCTGTTCCTGGCCGGGCAGCGCTACTTCGTCAGTTCGATCGCCAACACCGGGATCAAGTAGTCCCGGATACGGTGGCCCTGCTCCGTCCCGCCCACAGCCCGTCCGGGCCCGTCTACCGCTCGTCCGGGCCCGTCCGCCGCTCGTTACCGCGGCTGGATGTGGGCGACGATATAGGCCAGACCGGACTCGTCGTCGGTGACGATCGAGGCGAGCACGCGGACCGGTAACGCGGATCCGTCTGCGTGCAGGTAACGCTTGTCGACCGACACCCGCCGCACGGTCCCGTCGAGGAGATCCTGGGTGTTGGCGACATCGGCGCCACGATCGTCCGGGTGGGTGAGCTCGGAGACCCGCGAGCCGAGGATCTGGCTGCGGGTGTACCCCAGCAACTCGGCCAGTGCGTGGTTGACGTCGAGGAAGGTCCCGTCGAGCCGGTTGATCGCCATGCCGATCGGCGCACCGTCGAAGGCCTCACGGAACTTCGCCTCGCTCTCGGTCACCGCACGTTGTGCCTCCACCGCGGCCGTGACGTCGCGGGCGATCAGCAGGATGTCGCCGCCGTCCCGGCTGACCGACTGTGCCTTGGAATCGAGCCAACGGTGGGAGCCGTCCTTGTGGCGCAGCTTGTACTGGCCGTTGCCGAGTTCGCCCGGCGCAGCGCTGCCCGGCCCGGCGCTGCCCGGCGCTGGTTGGCTCAGCTGCGAGGACTCCAGAAAATCGGCCACCGACTGACCGATCGCCTCACTCGGCGCGTAGCCGAGCATCGCCTTGGCCGAGGCCGAGATGTAGCGGATCGTGTAGTCGGACGTGGCGACGATGATCAGCTCCTCGGTACCGCCGAGGACGAGCTTGGGTTCGATCGACTCGTCGACGCGCACCTGCCCGAGGCGGTTGCCCAGTCGCGCGAGCAGCGCGTGCGAGGCTGGTTCCGGCTTTCCGAACAACCAGCCCTGGGCACTGTCGGCGCCCATCGCGATCAGCTGCCGGGCTTGCTCCTCGTCCTCGACCCCTTCGGCGCACACGCGCAGGCCCAGGCTGTGGGCGGTGTCGATGATGAGGCGTACGAGCACCGCGTCCAGCGCGTCGGCGGTGATCCGGTCGACGAAGGAGCGGTCGATCTTGACGATGTCGAAAGGCAACCGGCGCAGCATCGTGATGGACGAATGCCCGGTGCCGTAGTCGTCGAGTGCGAGCCGAACCCCGAGAGCCTTGAGGCCCTTCAGCCGCTGCGCGCACTGTTCGAGGTTCGCGATCGCGGCGGTCTCGGTCACCTCCAGGCAGAGCCGATCCGGTCGCAGACCTGACACCGCGAGAGCGTGCCGGACGTCCTCGACGACGGTGGCGTCATCCAACTGAACGGCCGAGAGGTTCACTGTGACGGTAGGGAGTCTGCCGTCGACATCGGCGAGCCAGCCGGTGGCTTCCAGGCAGGCCCGCAGCATGACCCAGCGCCCCAGCCGACCGATCAGCCCCTCCGCCTCGGCCACGGCGATGAACTCATCAGGAGGCACGATGCCGAGCTCGGCGTCGGTCCAGCGGGCCAGGGCTTCGGCACCGATGACGCGGGTGGACGGAAGCTCGACCAGAGGCTGGTAACTGACGGTCAGCTCGTCGCAGTCCAGAGCTCTGCGCAGCCGCGCCGCCATGACGTCGCGGGCGGAGGGCAGGGCGAAGCGGTTGAAGCCGATCGCCGGGGCCGCTGGACCTGGTGGCCACGGCGACTCCTCACCCGCGGGTCCTGGCAAGGCCGAGCGTTCGGGCTCAGGCCTGGCTGTTGCTGGATTTGACACCGACAAACCTTTCGATCACCGCTTCGGATCGGCAGGTTCAGAAGCTTCCTGAATCTCTGGACGTTCATTCAACCATCCAGCGGGCGCAATGGCCGGACGCGCGGTCTCGGAGGCGATCTGGTTGCGGCCGGAATCCTTCGCCCGGTACAGCTGGCGATCCGCGGCGTAGACAGCCTCGGTGTAGGTGTCGTGGACGTCGGGGCTGAGCCCGATGCTCACCGTCACGGTCAGCCCCGGCGCAATCGTCGACCACTCCTCGTCCTGCACGCGGCGTCGAAGTCGCTCGCAGATCCGCCACGCGGTGTCGGTGTCGACGTCGAGCATCGCCACCAGGAACTCCTCGCCGCCGTAGCGGGCGATCAGGTCATCGGGACGGCACACCGCGCGCAGCAGCTCGGCGATACGCACCAGGACCCGGTCGCCGGAGGGGTGCCCGAGCGAATCGTTGACCTGCTTGAAGTGATCGAGATCCAGCAGCGCGATCCAGAGCGAACTCTTCTGTGAATGTGCCTGCTGGTGCATGGCGGGCAGCGCCAGGTCCAGGTAGCGGCGGTTGGCCAGCCCGGTGAGCGCGTCGGTCTGAGCGTGGCGCTCCAAGGTCGCCG is from Jatrophihabitans telluris and encodes:
- a CDS encoding carbohydrate ABC transporter permease, which produces MRLFPGSERDPRRQNRVRRGDQVTAWLMVTPSVLLIGLFGIVPVGWSFLLSFQRNDLQTPAQWVGLRNYRQLAHDPVFTDSVRHTVVYTVLFVPLTLLLSLLVAAALNRRVRGMSVYRLAVFVPVVTSTVATGVIFSWLLDPEFGLVNAVLGKLGLPTFGFFSSPHGALFAVVAMTVWGWVGFGALIFLAGLQSVPGDLLEAAAIDGCTRLGAFWRIQVPLLRPVSAFLLVWLTINSLQLFDEVYVTTKGGPLHSTTVVVYYLYQQAFTFFHAGYAAAIACVLFVVIAIVTAIQLRLTRDANPTGAGR
- a CDS encoding sensor domain-containing phosphodiesterase, producing MSNPATARPEPERSALPGPAGEESPWPPGPAAPAIGFNRFALPSARDVMAARLRRALDCDELTVSYQPLVELPSTRVIGAEALARWTDAELGIVPPDEFIAVAEAEGLIGRLGRWVMLRACLEATGWLADVDGRLPTVTVNLSAVQLDDATVVEDVRHALAVSGLRPDRLCLEVTETAAIANLEQCAQRLKGLKALGVRLALDDYGTGHSSITMLRRLPFDIVKIDRSFVDRITADALDAVLVRLIIDTAHSLGLRVCAEGVEDEEQARQLIAMGADSAQGWLFGKPEPASHALLARLGNRLGQVRVDESIEPKLVLGGTEELIIVATSDYTIRYISASAKAMLGYAPSEAIGQSVADFLESSQLSQPAPGSAGPGSAAPGELGNGQYKLRHKDGSHRWLDSKAQSVSRDGGDILLIARDVTAAVEAQRAVTESEAKFREAFDGAPIGMAINRLDGTFLDVNHALAELLGYTRSQILGSRVSELTHPDDRGADVANTQDLLDGTVRRVSVDKRYLHADGSALPVRVLASIVTDDESGLAYIVAHIQPR
- a CDS encoding carbohydrate ABC transporter permease, with translation MTAGDTTPARRAGRPRTGAGVRSRRPSGWHLLLVPLALVMLVPLIWMLLTSLSTLEETRRFPPGLPSSLHWGNYRQAWAESPFAHWLLNSAIVSLTCVISNLVLCSMAGYAFARIRFAGSRLVFAAILATLMVPFQVVMIPTLLIVKHLGLVDSLPALIAPNLVTPFGIYLLRQFFLSLPVELEEAALIDGASRWRLLSRILLPLMGPPLSTVAVLTFLSVWNDFLWPLVVTSSPSTMTVQIGLATFQSAHFTNWPVLMAGTLLSQLPVLALFLAGQRYFVSSIANTGIK